From Marivirga harenae, one genomic window encodes:
- a CDS encoding TetR/AcrR family transcriptional regulator, translated as MNKRELILQTTLGLITENGFHATPMSMISKKAKVAAGTIYHHFENKEVLLEALYTESKQKMGRAMQLATVGGQNYEADFKSIWISLFIFYAENYETFQFLEQYAQSPFIRKETKEEQRKHYQPIIQFLNDGIDKGLLKSIDVEILTEMVHGTVVSAAKIFHQQKKLTKKSIDDLAQFAWQAAKA; from the coding sequence ATGAATAAAAGAGAACTTATTTTACAAACGACATTAGGTCTGATCACGGAGAATGGATTTCATGCTACTCCTATGTCAATGATAAGCAAAAAAGCAAAAGTTGCGGCTGGCACTATTTATCACCACTTTGAAAACAAAGAGGTTTTGTTAGAAGCGCTATATACTGAATCGAAGCAGAAAATGGGAAGAGCTATGCAACTAGCAACAGTCGGTGGTCAAAATTATGAAGCTGATTTTAAATCTATCTGGATTTCGCTGTTCATCTTCTATGCCGAGAATTATGAAACTTTTCAATTTCTTGAACAATATGCTCAGTCTCCTTTTATCCGCAAAGAAACTAAAGAGGAACAGAGAAAACATTATCAACCCATCATTCAATTTTTAAATGACGGAATTGATAAAGGACTTCTTAAATCAATAGATGTTGAAATTTTAACTGAAATGGTTCATGGAACTGTGGTTTCAGCAGCAAAAATATTCCACCAGCAAAAAAAACTCACTAAAAAATCTATAGATGACTTAGCACAGTTTGCCTGGCAAGCTGCAAAAGCATAA
- a CDS encoding HAEPLYID family protein, with product MIYNKSIAIVIALALLCAINFTNAQEAQNDSTELPLKIEQAEPLFIDLIRDLGARKGESEWNVGLGMFDRLNYDKYEALVEYEWAVKDRLGLEIEVPVSIYTSNGLESANGTRPSNRIESIKKAFQWTFLVSEKMNTSMAVGGINEFVFTPLDSISTSSVFQGDVVNPFLIAATNWRNGFHSLIYTGPRWFIPFNKELKREFEYEINTNFHYMIPNTRNFIGVEFNKILAQDDFDMTIRPQMRVSISNKLLIGIVGGIPINRERERLSSFIRLIYEPGHRHK from the coding sequence ATGATTTACAATAAATCTATAGCTATTGTTATAGCATTGGCACTATTATGTGCCATCAATTTCACTAATGCGCAAGAAGCACAAAATGACAGTACAGAACTACCTTTAAAGATTGAACAAGCAGAGCCACTTTTTATTGACCTTATCCGTGATTTAGGAGCAAGAAAAGGAGAGAGCGAATGGAATGTGGGCTTAGGGATGTTTGACAGGTTGAACTATGATAAGTATGAAGCCTTGGTAGAATATGAATGGGCTGTAAAGGACAGGTTGGGGCTTGAAATTGAAGTTCCAGTTTCTATATATACCTCTAATGGATTGGAAAGTGCTAATGGGACGCGACCTTCCAACAGGATTGAATCTATCAAAAAAGCATTTCAATGGACTTTTTTAGTATCGGAAAAAATGAATACCTCTATGGCTGTAGGCGGTATTAACGAATTCGTCTTTACACCATTAGATAGTATCTCTACTAGCTCGGTCTTTCAAGGGGATGTTGTCAACCCATTTCTAATTGCAGCCACAAACTGGAGAAACGGGTTTCATTCATTAATATATACTGGCCCAAGATGGTTTATTCCGTTTAATAAGGAATTGAAAAGAGAGTTTGAGTACGAGATTAATACGAACTTTCATTATATGATTCCGAATACACGTAATTTTATAGGGGTAGAATTTAATAAAATTCTTGCTCAAGACGATTTTGACATGACTATCAGACCCCAAATGCGGGTTTCAATTTCAAATAAGCTATTGATTGGTATTGTAGGAGGAATCCCCATAAATAGAGAAAGAGAACGCTTGAGCAGTTTCATAAGATTAATTTATGAACCTGGGCATAGACATAAATAA
- the gdhA gene encoding NADP-specific glutamate dehydrogenase yields the protein MSENELLEQIKKRNPNEPEFIQAVEEVISSIGVVFKKHPEYHRLKLLERMAEPERLISFRVNWLDDSGEVQVNRGFRVQMNSALGPYKGGLRFHPSVNQSILKFLAFEQIFKNALTGLPLGGGKGGADFNPKGKSDGEIMRFCQSFMGELYRHIGHFTDVPAGDIGVGGREIGYLFGAYKKLQNEFTGVLTGKGREWGGSLIRPEATGYGLVYFSQYMLEKVDDSLKDKKCIVSGSGNVAQFTLEKLIELGAKPITASDSSGYIIDEEGFDTEKLEHIKEIKNVNRGRISEYLEKYPDATYEEVDQDKDHNPLWTIKADCVFPCATQNEINKKDAENLKKSGIQLLTEGANMPLTTEAIDVICASEVLYAPGKATNAGGVAVSGLEMSQNRIGVYWSREEVDEKLQTIMKNIHDNCVKTAEEYDLNQHDYLASANIFGFLKVADAMKAQGVV from the coding sequence ATGTCTGAAAACGAATTACTAGAGCAGATCAAAAAGAGAAATCCCAACGAACCGGAATTCATTCAAGCGGTAGAAGAAGTGATATCTTCCATAGGGGTAGTCTTTAAAAAGCATCCTGAATATCACCGATTAAAGCTTTTGGAAAGAATGGCAGAGCCAGAACGACTCATCTCCTTCAGAGTTAATTGGTTGGATGATAGTGGTGAGGTTCAAGTCAATAGAGGTTTTAGAGTTCAAATGAACAGTGCCTTAGGCCCTTACAAGGGTGGTTTACGATTCCACCCTTCTGTAAACCAAAGTATTCTCAAGTTTCTAGCATTCGAACAAATATTTAAAAATGCTTTAACTGGTTTGCCATTAGGTGGTGGTAAAGGCGGTGCAGATTTTAATCCAAAAGGAAAATCTGATGGAGAAATCATGCGCTTTTGCCAGTCTTTTATGGGCGAATTATACCGTCATATCGGGCACTTCACTGATGTGCCGGCTGGCGATATTGGAGTAGGAGGAAGAGAAATAGGCTATTTATTTGGTGCTTATAAGAAATTACAAAATGAATTCACTGGCGTACTGACCGGAAAAGGTAGAGAATGGGGCGGCAGCTTAATCAGACCAGAAGCTACTGGCTATGGATTAGTATATTTTTCTCAATATATGTTGGAGAAAGTAGACGATAGCTTAAAAGATAAAAAATGCATTGTTTCTGGGTCAGGAAATGTGGCTCAATTTACTTTAGAAAAATTAATTGAATTAGGTGCTAAACCAATTACTGCCTCTGACTCCTCAGGCTACATCATTGATGAAGAAGGATTTGATACCGAAAAGCTAGAACACATCAAGGAAATTAAGAATGTTAATAGAGGGCGGATTTCTGAGTACCTGGAGAAATATCCTGATGCTACTTACGAAGAAGTAGACCAAGATAAAGATCATAATCCGCTGTGGACCATAAAAGCTGATTGCGTGTTTCCTTGTGCTACGCAAAACGAAATAAATAAAAAAGATGCCGAGAATTTGAAAAAATCAGGCATTCAGTTATTGACCGAAGGGGCCAATATGCCCTTAACAACCGAAGCAATCGATGTGATTTGTGCTTCAGAGGTTTTATATGCCCCTGGCAAAGCTACTAATGCTGGTGGTGTAGCCGTTTCTGGATTAGAAATGAGTCAAAACAGAATTGGAGTCTATTGGTCGAGAGAGGAAGTGGACGAGAAACTGCAAACTATCATGAAAAATATCCACGATAATTGCGTAAAAACTGCGGAAGAATATGACCTCAATCAGCATGATTATTTGGCTTCTGCCAACATTTTCGGCTTTTTGAAAGTAGCAGATGCAATGAAAGCTCAAGGTGTAGTGTAG
- a CDS encoding SDR family NAD(P)-dependent oxidoreductase: MKTALITGASSGIGLELAKIHAQQGDNLVLVARSEKKLNHLKKELESQYGVSAAVFALDLSKPDAAHQLFDLTEKENIEVDYLINNAGFGDFEQFHKSDLTKATQMIDLNISSLTILTKLYLNGMLERKSGKIMQLASTASFQPGPFMAVYYATKHYVLAFSEAIAEELKGTGVTVTALCPGPTTSGFQDAADLGDSKLVKDKKLPTSAEVAAYGYKSMMRGKRVAIHGLQNKLMAFSVRFTPRSWVTALVKKLSEKVQ; encoded by the coding sequence ATGAAAACAGCATTAATAACAGGCGCTTCTTCAGGCATTGGCTTGGAGCTAGCAAAAATTCACGCACAACAAGGAGACAATCTAGTGTTAGTCGCCAGATCAGAGAAAAAATTAAATCATCTGAAAAAAGAATTAGAAAGTCAATATGGCGTTTCAGCTGCAGTATTTGCTTTGGATCTTTCAAAGCCCGATGCTGCGCATCAGCTTTTTGACCTAACGGAGAAGGAAAATATTGAAGTTGACTATTTGATTAACAATGCCGGATTTGGTGATTTTGAACAATTCCATAAATCCGACCTAACGAAAGCGACTCAAATGATTGATCTTAATATTTCGAGTTTAACCATTCTGACAAAGTTATATCTCAACGGAATGCTGGAAAGGAAATCAGGAAAGATAATGCAACTTGCTTCTACAGCATCCTTTCAACCCGGACCTTTCATGGCAGTATATTATGCCACGAAACATTACGTATTAGCATTTTCCGAAGCCATTGCCGAAGAGCTTAAAGGCACTGGCGTTACAGTCACTGCACTCTGTCCTGGGCCAACTACCTCAGGGTTTCAGGATGCCGCAGATCTAGGCGATTCGAAGTTAGTAAAAGACAAAAAATTGCCAACTTCAGCAGAAGTAGCTGCATACGGCTATAAATCGATGATGAGAGGAAAAAGAGTTGCCATTCATGGCTTGCAAAATAAGCTGATGGCTTTTAGTGTCCGCTTTACGCCTAGAAGCTGGGTTACAGCCTTGGTCAAAAAACTATCGGAGAAGGTTCAATAG